ACATTGTGCCGCGTGAGGAGATGAGCCGGCAGGTTGATTTGATCATCGTGTTAGGCGGCGATGGAACGATGATTGCCACAGCGCGTAGTGTGGCTCAGCCGCCCGTGCCGGTGCTGGGCGTCAATTTCGGCGGGCTTGGCTACCTGACCGAGTTCACGCTGGACGAGCTGTTTCCCGCGTTGCAGATGATCCGTGACGGCGATTTTGCTGTGCAACGACGCATGATGTTAGACGCCAGTCTTTGGCGCCAAGGAGAATGGATCACAACGCACACCGTGTTGAATGACGCGGTGGTCAACAAAGGCTCGCTGGCTCGCATGATTCAGATTGAATGTCTCGTGGATGACCGGTATGTGACGACACTCCGCGCCGACGGATTCATTGTCGCCACTCCGACCGGTTCGACGGCCTACTCGCTCTCGGCTGGCGGTCCGATTGTCTATCCGACAATGGAAGCCATTCTGATCACGCCGGTCTGCCCGCACACATTGACTAATCGGCCGCTGGTGATCCCTTCTGAATCAACGGTCAAGTTGATTTTGCGTTCA
This window of the Blastocatellia bacterium genome carries:
- a CDS encoding NAD(+)/NADH kinase; the encoded protein is MQIRRRIHLQRVGVVIKPTLDPVHAGEVLCRLSGWLTEHGIELVAEPVLHQLAPNCQAHIVPREEMSRQVDLIIVLGGDGTMIATARSVAQPPVPVLGVNFGGLGYLTEFTLDELFPALQMIRDGDFAVQRRMMLDASLWRQGEWITTHTVLNDAVVNKGSLARMIQIECLVDDRYVTTLRADGFIVATPTGSTAYSLSAGGPIVYPTMEAILITPVCPHTLTNRPLVIPSESTVKLILRSAREEVTLTLDGQTGIALQCDDQVIVRRSQKFFEVVQPPEKNYFQVLRDKLLWGA